A window of Candidatus Krumholzibacteriia bacterium contains these coding sequences:
- a CDS encoding DUF5117 domain-containing protein — protein sequence MRPARSIFVFALVLIAGCGTSTPTPPTPDPAATQTPPPEPEPGPLEKFVEGKERLAGLFDVILDRDAARVWLEFPPAGADGLVAEVLYVEGLAHGLGSNPVGLDRGRIGSTRVVELHRIGRRLYVVQPNLGFRATSDNPDERRAVEQAFARSILWSGPVVAEAPGGDFVVDFTDFVVRDAHGVVRTLKRTGQGKFELDDDRSTLDPSQVLAFPDNLEFEAILTFGSDEPGPEVRKVTPTPDSVTLVQHHSLVRLPDDGYEPRAFDPRSGALWIGYQDYAAPLDEPIERKWIVRHRLK from the coding sequence GTGCGACCCGCCCGCTCGATCTTCGTCTTCGCTCTCGTCCTGATCGCCGGCTGTGGGACCTCCACGCCGACCCCGCCGACTCCCGATCCCGCGGCCACGCAGACGCCGCCTCCCGAGCCGGAGCCCGGGCCGCTGGAGAAGTTCGTCGAGGGCAAGGAACGCCTGGCGGGTCTGTTCGACGTGATCCTCGACCGGGACGCGGCCAGGGTCTGGCTCGAGTTCCCGCCCGCCGGCGCCGACGGTCTGGTGGCCGAGGTGCTGTACGTCGAGGGACTGGCGCACGGACTGGGCAGCAATCCGGTCGGTCTGGACCGCGGCAGGATCGGGAGCACGCGCGTGGTCGAGCTGCACCGCATCGGGCGGAGACTCTACGTGGTGCAGCCGAACCTGGGCTTCCGCGCCACCAGCGACAACCCCGACGAGCGCCGCGCCGTGGAGCAGGCCTTCGCGCGGTCGATCCTGTGGTCCGGCCCGGTGGTGGCCGAGGCACCCGGCGGCGACTTCGTGGTCGACTTCACGGACTTCGTCGTCCGCGACGCCCACGGCGTGGTCCGCACGCTGAAGCGCACGGGTCAGGGGAAGTTCGAACTCGACGACGACCGCAGCACGCTGGACCCGAGCCAGGTGCTCGCCTTTCCCGACAACCTCGAGTTCGAGGCGATCCTCACCTTCGGCAGCGACGAGCCGGGGCCCGAGGTACGCAAGGTCACACCGACGCCCGACTCCGTGACCCTGGTGCAGCACCACTCGCTGGTGCGTCTGCCCGACGACGGCTACGAACCGCGCGCGTTCGATCCGCGCTCGGGTGCGCTGTGGATCGGCTACCAGGACTACGCCGCGCCGCTCGACGAACCCATCGAGCGCAAGTGGATCGTCCGCCATCGTCTGAAG
- the polX gene encoding DNA polymerase/3'-5' exonuclease PolX, protein MAAAADKKTVIKTLERIAVLLELSGANPFKSRAFQNGARALQSYEGDLTAGLESGELKKIKGVGKGILTEVESLLADGTSPALVELEDAVPAGLLEIVRVPGLGPKRVRVLHEKLGIETLGELEYACNENRLVQLDGFGAKTQQKILAGIETVRRFGGRHLLSDAWAAADRLMDFVRGIDGVEHFELAGSIRRRRETIKDVDILVSAADPGRVHEAFTGMDAVAEVIGSGDTKTSVRLDTGIQVDLRTVTPRQFPFALHYFTGSKEHNTRMRQRAKDRGLKLNEYGLFPTGSDASLELDSEDAIFEALDLHPIPPELREDMGEFDAAEQGDLPPLVEEADIRGVLHNHTTWSDGAHSVREMAEAARAMGYQYLGLSDHSQSAFYAHGLKPDAILRQHEEIDEVNASFDDFVVLKGIESDILPDGSLDYDDDVLERMDFVVASVHGHFGLKPEDQTKRCIRAVQNPFTSILGHPTGRLLLARDGFEMDLEAVIEAAVEVDCALELNANPHRLDLDWRELRHAAKLGARISIGPDAHRTEGLQDVRYGVAVARKGWLRAENVLNALPLDELRAWLRARRG, encoded by the coding sequence GTGGCAGCGGCGGCCGACAAGAAGACGGTGATCAAGACCCTCGAACGCATCGCGGTGCTGCTCGAGCTGAGCGGTGCCAACCCCTTCAAGAGCCGCGCCTTCCAGAACGGCGCGCGGGCACTGCAGTCCTACGAGGGCGATCTCACGGCCGGCCTCGAGAGCGGCGAGCTGAAGAAGATCAAGGGCGTGGGCAAGGGGATCCTGACCGAGGTCGAGTCCCTGCTCGCCGACGGCACCAGTCCGGCCCTGGTGGAACTCGAGGACGCCGTCCCCGCCGGTCTGCTCGAGATCGTCCGCGTGCCCGGTCTGGGGCCGAAGCGCGTGCGTGTCCTGCACGAGAAGCTGGGCATCGAGACCCTGGGCGAGCTGGAATACGCCTGCAACGAGAACCGCCTGGTGCAGCTCGACGGCTTCGGTGCGAAGACCCAGCAGAAGATCCTGGCCGGCATCGAGACGGTCCGTCGCTTCGGTGGTCGTCACCTGCTCAGCGACGCCTGGGCCGCGGCCGATCGGCTCATGGACTTCGTGCGGGGGATCGACGGCGTCGAGCATTTCGAACTGGCCGGCTCGATTCGCCGCCGCCGCGAGACGATCAAGGACGTCGACATCCTCGTCAGCGCCGCCGATCCCGGCCGCGTGCACGAGGCCTTCACCGGCATGGACGCCGTGGCCGAAGTCATCGGCAGCGGCGACACCAAGACCAGCGTGCGGTTGGACACCGGCATCCAGGTCGACCTGCGCACGGTCACGCCACGGCAGTTCCCCTTCGCGTTGCACTACTTCACCGGCAGCAAGGAACACAACACGCGCATGCGGCAGCGCGCCAAGGACCGCGGCCTGAAGCTCAACGAGTACGGACTGTTCCCCACCGGAAGCGACGCCTCGCTCGAGCTCGACAGCGAGGACGCGATCTTCGAGGCGCTCGACCTGCACCCCATTCCGCCCGAGCTGCGCGAGGACATGGGCGAGTTCGACGCCGCCGAGCAGGGCGACCTGCCGCCGCTGGTCGAGGAAGCCGACATCCGCGGCGTGCTCCACAACCACACCACCTGGAGCGACGGCGCCCACTCGGTGCGCGAGATGGCCGAGGCCGCGCGGGCCATGGGCTACCAGTACCTGGGGCTGAGCGACCACAGCCAGAGCGCGTTCTACGCCCACGGCCTGAAGCCCGATGCGATCCTGCGCCAGCACGAGGAGATCGACGAGGTCAACGCCAGCTTCGACGACTTCGTCGTGCTCAAGGGGATCGAGAGCGACATCCTTCCCGACGGCTCGCTCGACTACGACGACGACGTCCTCGAGCGCATGGACTTCGTGGTGGCGAGCGTGCACGGCCACTTCGGTCTGAAGCCGGAGGACCAGACGAAGCGCTGCATCCGCGCGGTGCAGAATCCCTTCACGAGCATCCTCGGGCACCCGACCGGCCGTCTGCTGCTCGCCCGCGACGGTTTCGAGATGGACCTGGAGGCGGTGATCGAGGCCGCGGTCGAGGTCGACTGCGCGCTGGAGTTGAACGCGAACCCGCATCGGCTCGACCTCGACTGGCGCGAGCTGCGCCACGCCGCCAAGCTCGGTGCGCGGATCAGCATCGGCCCCGATGCGCACCGCACCGAGGGCCTGCAGGACGTGCGCTACGGCGTGGCCGTGGCGCGCAAGGGATGGCTGCGGGCCGAGAACGTGCTCAACGCGCTGCCGCTCGACGAACTGCGGGCCTGGTTGCGCGCGCGGCGGGGGTGA
- a CDS encoding mechanosensitive ion channel family protein — protein MLPSLDFAALIDTLHVESVFRAAVVLILGIVLTRLVGRGVGRMVEVRLSAQEGMVTRRLITWVLGTLIVVTALNELGFDLRVLLGAAGVLTVALGFASQTSASNLISGLFLMAERPFVVGDYIQVDDRTGEVLSIDLLSVKLRTFDNLLVRVPNEDIIKKHIVNLTHFPIRRVDLKLRVAYGSDMDHVREILARVADDTPLCMTEPEPLFVFLRMGESGIEFQYSIWGTRDNYLDLLNSMYTAVEAALRAEGIEVPLPKRSVVGARADEPVRLDTHPATRD, from the coding sequence ATGCTTCCATCCCTCGATTTCGCGGCACTGATCGACACGCTCCACGTGGAATCGGTCTTCCGGGCCGCGGTCGTCCTGATCCTGGGTATCGTGCTGACGCGGCTCGTGGGCCGCGGGGTGGGGCGCATGGTCGAAGTGCGCCTGAGCGCACAGGAAGGCATGGTCACGCGGCGCCTCATCACCTGGGTGCTGGGAACCCTGATCGTGGTCACCGCGCTCAACGAACTCGGCTTCGACCTGCGTGTTCTGCTCGGTGCCGCCGGCGTCTTGACCGTGGCCCTGGGCTTCGCGTCGCAGACCTCGGCCTCGAACCTGATCAGTGGGCTGTTCCTGATGGCCGAGCGCCCCTTCGTGGTGGGCGACTACATCCAGGTGGACGACCGTACCGGAGAAGTGCTGTCGATCGACCTGCTGTCGGTGAAGTTGCGCACCTTCGACAACCTGCTCGTGCGCGTGCCGAACGAGGACATCATCAAGAAGCACATCGTCAACCTGACCCATTTCCCGATCCGCCGCGTCGACCTGAAGTTGCGCGTGGCCTACGGATCGGACATGGACCACGTCCGAGAGATCCTGGCGCGGGTGGCCGACGACACTCCTCTGTGCATGACCGAGCCCGAACCGCTGTTCGTCTTCCTGCGCATGGGCGAGTCGGGGATCGAGTTCCAGTACTCGATCTGGGGAACACGCGACAACTACCTCGACCTGCTGAACAGCATGTACACGGCGGTCGAGGCCGCACTGCGGGCCGAGGGAATCGAGGTTCCACTGCCGAAGCGTTCGGTGGTGGGCGCACGCGCGGACGAGCCCGTGCGCCTGGACACGCACCCAGCGACGAGGGATTGA
- the corA gene encoding magnesium/cobalt transporter CorA has product MFHKKHPELGAKPGSLVISPDAAPPRIRLIDYSTSHHETVDDLPVHEIGQHVQTPSVSWVEVRGLGDRHVFEELSRQLEIHPLAIEDAVNVPVRPKSELYPNFHLVVLRMIRGLPDGRLERSQVTLFVGERILLTVQEGQADVFDKVRRRTEIGPRMRASGPDYLAYALIDLVIDAYFPVIETISQRIEDLEEEITLEARRSHVAAVLDLRRELQELRRDMEPMRDLVAALLREESSFFGDDARTYLRDCQDHAMQLLEVVHSGLDATSQLLSLHGAMMSNRMNEIMKVLTVMSTIFIPLSFLTGLYGMNFVNMPELQAQNGYFVLLGVMAVIVVALVLFFRHKGWLHDD; this is encoded by the coding sequence ATGTTCCACAAGAAGCATCCCGAGCTTGGCGCCAAGCCGGGCTCGCTGGTCATCTCGCCCGATGCCGCACCCCCACGGATCCGCCTGATCGACTACTCGACGTCGCATCACGAGACCGTGGACGATCTGCCGGTCCACGAGATCGGCCAGCACGTGCAGACACCTTCGGTGTCGTGGGTGGAGGTCCGGGGGCTGGGCGACCGTCACGTGTTCGAGGAGTTGTCGCGGCAACTCGAGATCCATCCACTGGCGATCGAGGACGCGGTCAACGTGCCGGTACGGCCCAAGAGCGAGCTCTACCCGAACTTCCACCTGGTCGTCCTGCGCATGATCCGCGGGCTCCCGGACGGTCGTCTGGAACGATCCCAGGTCACGCTCTTCGTCGGCGAGCGGATCCTGTTGACGGTGCAGGAAGGCCAGGCCGACGTGTTCGACAAGGTGCGTCGGCGCACCGAGATCGGTCCGCGCATGCGCGCGTCCGGGCCGGACTACCTGGCCTACGCCCTGATCGACCTGGTGATCGACGCCTACTTCCCCGTGATCGAGACGATCAGTCAGAGGATCGAGGATCTCGAGGAAGAGATCACACTCGAGGCACGGCGCTCGCACGTGGCCGCGGTTCTGGACCTGCGCCGGGAATTGCAGGAGTTGCGTCGCGACATGGAGCCCATGCGCGACCTGGTGGCCGCCCTGCTGCGCGAGGAGAGTTCCTTCTTCGGGGACGACGCGCGCACCTATCTGCGCGACTGCCAGGATCACGCCATGCAGCTGCTCGAGGTGGTCCACAGCGGGCTCGACGCCACCTCCCAGCTGCTGTCGCTGCACGGGGCCATGATGTCGAACCGGATGAACGAGATCATGAAGGTGCTCACGGTGATGAGCACGATCTTCATCCCATTGTCGTTCCTCACCGGACTCTACGGCATGAACTTCGTGAACATGCCCGAGCTTCAGGCCCAGAACGGGTATTTCGTCCTGCTCGGGGTGATGGCGGTGATCGTCGTGGCCCTGGTGCTGTTCTTCCGGCACAAGGGCTGGCTACACGACGACTGA
- a CDS encoding antibiotic biosynthesis monooxygenase — translation MYIAMNRFRINEGHEETFETQWRERETHLDEVPGFREFHLLRGATEDGVTLYASHSAWDDEASFVAWTESEAFRKAHASARSPEGTLAGPPRFEGFEVVL, via the coding sequence GTGTACATCGCCATGAATCGCTTCCGGATCAACGAGGGACACGAAGAAACCTTCGAGACGCAGTGGCGCGAACGCGAGACCCACCTCGACGAGGTCCCGGGTTTCCGCGAGTTCCACCTGCTGCGCGGCGCCACCGAGGACGGCGTGACCCTCTACGCCTCGCACTCGGCATGGGACGACGAGGCGTCGTTCGTGGCCTGGACCGAGTCCGAGGCCTTCCGCAAGGCGCACGCGAGCGCCCGCTCACCGGAGGGAACGCTCGCCGGTCCGCCGCGCTTCGAGGGCTTCGAAGTGGTGCTGTGA
- a CDS encoding protein phosphatase 2C domain-containing protein yields MGASERTLMLPRAELQGVGRVDTPRGPVIVWGARRPGADRPSEDSALIHHDGDTLVMAVADGAGGHALGGEASEAAVRAIAWTLESGEGDIRDRIRRARIEAVDAVARLGEEAITTVALTLIHENEVRTWHAGDSTILLTGQRGRRKLRTTDHTVPGLEAAAGRMTLDEARAHEERHLLVNALGTEEVGWETVGPVPFAARDTLLLATDGLFDNLSDDEIVAFVRSGPLEDGIRALVERNHARMFEDQGPWPGKPDDVVVLAHRPT; encoded by the coding sequence GTGGGCGCATCGGAACGAACCCTGATGCTGCCCCGCGCCGAACTCCAGGGCGTGGGTCGCGTCGACACCCCCCGCGGTCCGGTGATCGTCTGGGGTGCGCGCCGGCCCGGCGCCGACCGGCCGAGCGAGGACTCCGCACTGATCCACCACGACGGCGACACCCTGGTGATGGCCGTGGCCGACGGCGCCGGTGGCCATGCTCTCGGGGGTGAAGCCTCCGAAGCCGCGGTGCGGGCCATCGCCTGGACCCTGGAGTCGGGCGAGGGCGACATCCGCGATCGCATCCGCCGTGCCCGCATCGAAGCCGTGGACGCCGTGGCTCGCCTCGGGGAAGAGGCGATCACCACCGTCGCCCTGACACTGATCCACGAGAACGAAGTCCGCACCTGGCACGCCGGTGACTCGACGATCCTGCTCACCGGCCAACGCGGCCGCCGCAAGCTCCGCACCACCGACCACACCGTCCCGGGCCTCGAGGCCGCCGCCGGCCGCATGACCCTGGACGAAGCCCGCGCGCACGAGGAGCGACACCTGCTCGTCAACGCCCTCGGCACCGAGGAGGTCGGCTGGGAAACCGTCGGACCCGTGCCGTTCGCCGCGCGCGACACACTACTGCTGGCCACCGATGGTCTCTTCGACAACCTGAGCGACGACGAGATCGTGGCCTTCGTGCGCAGCGGTCCGCTCGAGGACGGCATCCGTGCCCTGGTCGAACGCAACCACGCGCGTATGTTCGAAGACCAGGGACCGTGGCCGGGAAAACCCGACGACGTGGTCGTCCTGGCCCACCGCCCCACCTGA
- the gnd gene encoding decarboxylating 6-phosphogluconate dehydrogenase, with protein MKLAMIGLGRMGANMADRLIEGGHDVCGFDLSRDALTRLGDAGGRGFSTIEDLVGSLEPPRTVWLMVPAGKPVDDTIDELVPRLAQGDLIVDGGNSNYKDTMRRAEDLAAKGFRFVDVGTSGGVWGRSEGYSMMVGGPDDAVERLSPALRTLAPGEELGWGHVGPAGAGHFVKMIHNGIEYGMMQAYAEGFALMERKKDFDLDLEQVAQIWRHGSVVRSWLLDLIARALKDSPQLEGLDAWVSDSGEGRWTIQEAVDLASPAPVMTMALMERFSSRDDDSYSHRLLNALRNQFGGHAIKKKDS; from the coding sequence ATGAAACTCGCGATGATCGGCCTCGGACGCATGGGTGCCAACATGGCCGACCGCCTGATCGAGGGTGGTCACGACGTCTGTGGCTTCGACCTGAGCCGCGATGCACTCACCCGTCTGGGAGACGCCGGAGGCCGCGGATTCTCGACCATCGAAGACCTGGTCGGCTCGCTGGAGCCGCCCCGCACCGTGTGGCTGATGGTTCCGGCCGGCAAGCCCGTCGACGACACGATCGACGAACTCGTGCCGCGGCTGGCCCAGGGCGACCTGATCGTCGACGGTGGGAATTCGAACTACAAGGACACCATGCGGCGAGCCGAGGACCTGGCCGCAAAGGGCTTCCGCTTCGTCGACGTCGGCACCAGCGGCGGCGTGTGGGGGCGCAGCGAGGGCTACTCGATGATGGTCGGGGGACCCGACGACGCCGTCGAGCGTCTGAGCCCCGCGCTGAGGACGCTGGCACCCGGCGAGGAACTCGGCTGGGGCCACGTCGGACCCGCCGGCGCGGGACACTTCGTGAAGATGATCCACAACGGCATCGAGTACGGCATGATGCAGGCGTACGCCGAGGGCTTCGCGCTCATGGAGCGCAAGAAGGACTTCGATCTCGACCTCGAGCAGGTCGCCCAGATCTGGCGCCACGGCAGCGTGGTGCGCAGTTGGCTGCTCGACCTGATCGCGCGCGCCCTGAAGGACAGCCCGCAGCTCGAGGGACTCGACGCCTGGGTCAGCGATTCGGGCGAGGGCCGGTGGACGATCCAGGAGGCCGTCGACCTCGCGTCGCCGGCGCCGGTCATGACCATGGCGCTCATGGAGCGCTTCTCGTCGCGCGACGACGACTCCTACTCACACCGGCTGCTGAACGCCCTGCGCAATCAGTTCGGCGGCCACGCGATCAAGAAGAAGGATTCCTGA
- the zwf gene encoding glucose-6-phosphate dehydrogenase, translating to MSDGHAPAHLFVLFGATGDLARRKLLPAMYRLSEAGLLAGRWAILGVARKADMDDERYRAFVRESLAEAGVEGDLGSWCSHCVHYQRLDDDSQFGDLAQRIDDVEREHGLPGNRLFYLALPPHVFASTVQGLGEVGLNESRGFTRLVVEKPIGHDLASAEQLENVLRGIFREDQIFRIDHYLGKETVQNLLVLRFGNAIFESLWTRERIENVQITVAEDLGVEDRAGYYDQSGALRDMIQNHLTQLLALIAMEVPVAYDAEAVRSEKIKVLRSIRDIEPDDVVRGQYTRKGDVPGYTEAEGVPDESTTDTFAAVRLFVDNWRWYGTPFYLRTGKRLPRKTTQVAITFRRPPVQLFRSMRCYEVSHDALILQIQPNEGFELYFDVKRPGEPMRLERVPLGFEYAERFEGIPDAYVTLLLDALEGDQTLFVHHDEVMASWRLYDPLVKEPAPAHPYEAGSWGPRDADVLCTRHGHEWMTR from the coding sequence ATGTCCGACGGTCACGCGCCTGCGCACCTGTTCGTGTTGTTCGGCGCCACGGGCGACCTGGCGCGCCGCAAGCTCCTGCCCGCCATGTACCGCCTGAGCGAAGCGGGTCTGCTGGCCGGTCGCTGGGCGATCCTGGGCGTGGCCCGCAAGGCCGACATGGACGACGAGCGCTACCGCGCCTTCGTTCGCGAGTCCCTGGCCGAGGCCGGCGTCGAGGGTGACCTGGGTTCGTGGTGCAGCCACTGCGTGCACTACCAGAGGCTGGACGACGACAGCCAGTTCGGCGACCTGGCGCAGCGCATCGACGACGTCGAACGCGAGCACGGCCTGCCCGGCAACCGGCTCTTCTACCTGGCGCTGCCGCCGCACGTCTTCGCCTCGACCGTGCAGGGACTGGGCGAGGTCGGCCTGAACGAGAGCCGCGGCTTCACCCGCCTCGTCGTGGAGAAGCCGATCGGCCACGACCTCGCCAGTGCCGAGCAGCTGGAGAACGTGCTCCGTGGCATCTTCCGCGAGGACCAGATCTTCCGGATCGATCACTATCTGGGCAAGGAGACGGTCCAGAACCTCCTGGTGCTGCGCTTCGGCAACGCGATCTTCGAGTCGCTGTGGACACGCGAGCGGATCGAGAACGTGCAGATCACCGTGGCCGAGGACCTGGGCGTGGAGGACCGCGCCGGCTACTACGACCAGAGCGGCGCGCTGCGCGACATGATCCAGAACCACCTGACACAGCTGCTGGCGCTGATCGCCATGGAAGTGCCCGTGGCCTACGACGCCGAGGCCGTGCGCAGCGAGAAGATCAAGGTCCTGCGGTCGATCCGCGACATCGAGCCCGACGACGTCGTGCGCGGTCAGTACACGCGCAAGGGTGACGTGCCCGGATACACCGAGGCCGAGGGTGTGCCCGACGAGTCGACCACCGACACCTTCGCCGCCGTGCGGCTGTTCGTGGACAACTGGCGCTGGTACGGCACACCCTTCTACCTGCGCACGGGCAAGCGGCTTCCCCGCAAGACGACGCAGGTGGCGATCACCTTCCGCCGCCCGCCGGTGCAGTTGTTCCGGAGCATGCGCTGCTACGAGGTCTCGCACGACGCGCTCATCCTGCAGATCCAGCCGAACGAGGGCTTCGAACTGTACTTCGACGTCAAACGACCCGGCGAACCCATGCGTCTGGAGCGCGTGCCCCTGGGCTTCGAGTACGCCGAACGCTTCGAGGGCATTCCCGACGCCTACGTCACGCTGCTGCTCGATGCGCTCGAGGGCGACCAGACCCTGTTCGTGCACCACGACGAGGTGATGGCCTCGTGGCGGTTGTACGATCCGCTCGTGAAGGAGCCGGCTCCGGCGCACCCGTACGAAGCCGGTTCGTGGGGCCCGCGCGATGCCGACGTGCTGTGCACGCGCCACGGACACGAGTGGATGACGCGATGA
- the pgl gene encoding 6-phosphogluconolactonase, whose translation MKPPLRIEPDPATLARAAADRVVDTLQAAIDARGRARIALAGGSTPRAMYEELAGRREALDWSVVEFFWSDERVVPSDHPDSNVRMAREALLDPLGIDAAQVHAPRTELGAEDAATAYEIELRTRAHDDGTPHFDLILLGMGDDGHTASLFPGGAELEVEENTLVVASTAPVEPRERVTFTLPLIDAARSVLFVVGGAAKAPALRRIFDGDRDLPAARVAPRDGELLWMVDADAADVSPRG comes from the coding sequence ATGAAGCCGCCACTGCGCATCGAGCCCGACCCCGCCACCCTGGCCCGTGCCGCCGCCGACCGTGTGGTCGACACCCTGCAGGCGGCGATCGACGCGCGCGGGCGCGCCCGGATCGCGCTGGCCGGCGGTTCGACCCCGCGGGCGATGTACGAGGAACTGGCCGGTCGCCGCGAGGCCCTCGACTGGAGCGTGGTCGAGTTCTTCTGGAGCGACGAGCGCGTGGTGCCGTCCGACCATCCGGACAGCAACGTGCGGATGGCCCGCGAGGCCCTTCTCGATCCTCTGGGCATCGACGCGGCGCAGGTCCACGCACCGCGGACCGAGCTGGGCGCGGAGGACGCCGCGACCGCCTACGAGATCGAACTCCGCACCCGCGCGCACGACGACGGCACGCCGCACTTCGACCTGATCCTGCTGGGCATGGGCGACGACGGTCACACCGCGTCGTTGTTCCCCGGCGGAGCGGAACTCGAGGTCGAGGAGAACACCCTGGTGGTGGCATCGACCGCCCCCGTCGAACCGCGGGAACGGGTGACCTTCACGTTGCCGTTGATCGACGCGGCACGGTCGGTGCTGTTCGTGGTGGGCGGTGCCGCGAAGGCGCCGGCGCTGCGGCGGATCTTCGACGGCGACCGCGACCTTCCCGCCGCCCGGGTGGCCCCGCGCGACGGCGAACTCCTGTGGATGGTCGACGCCGACGCGGCCGACGTCAGTCCGCGAGGGTGA
- a CDS encoding heavy metal-associated domain-containing protein, whose amino-acid sequence MSTELRTLRVEGMTCNGCENAISNALKRVDGVRDARADHHTGRVEVEIDHDPGDDALRAAVDRAGFTLAD is encoded by the coding sequence GTGAGCACCGAACTCCGCACCCTCCGCGTCGAGGGGATGACCTGCAACGGCTGCGAGAACGCGATCTCCAACGCACTGAAGCGCGTCGACGGCGTGCGCGACGCGCGGGCGGACCATCACACCGGCCGCGTCGAGGTCGAGATCGACCACGATCCCGGCGACGACGCGCTGCGCGCCGCCGTCGACCGCGCCGGCTTCACCCTCGCGGACTGA